One genomic segment of Primulina tabacum isolate GXHZ01 chromosome 9, ASM2559414v2, whole genome shotgun sequence includes these proteins:
- the LOC142504350 gene encoding uncharacterized protein LOC142504350 gives MESRQNEEHNRGGHNEITHSSQSPRKKRGKTIMKDVHSLAPGDRLVATFNERGQPYGEMQPTLANFVGTIARNGNVLPLDFSDWRKMPKRCLDDAWERLTASFDILDQHRASVMQMMGVSWRRWKTQVKATSYDPNIPLRELVSIRPIPHDLTPEVWQTLCHYWKSNESTSRINREKGSKKRGIHAQGRTNIASLEYKFFQENDRKPTRIEILHLSRQSKKKGGALVDDEAIRVEDLLNDTVQRHLQDKPEGTQPTEVHEDAFRAFWSGSMSRSRCIA, from the exons ATGGAGTCAAGACAAAACGAAGAGCATAATCGAGgag gTCACAACGAGATCACACATTCATCCCAAAGCCCACGAAAGAAACGTGGGAAAACTATTATGAAGGATGTTCATTCTTTAGCACCCGGTGACCGTTTAGTAGCAACATTTAATGAAAGAGGTCAACCTTATGGAGAAATGCAGCCGACGCTTGCCAATTTTGTGGGCACCATTGCTCGTAATGGAAATGTTTTGCCCCTTGATTTTTCAGATTGGAGAAAAATGCCTAAGCGTTGCTTGGATGATGCATGGGAACGTTTAACA GCAAGTTTTGATATCCTCGATCAACATAGAGCTAGTGTGATGCAGATGATGGGAGTTTCATGGAGGCGATGGAAGACCCAAGTTAAAGCTACTTCTTATGATCCAAATATTCCATTAAGGGAACTTGTGTCAATTCGCCCCATTCCCCATGACCTTACGCCAGAAGTATGGCAAACTTTGTGTCATTACTGGAAGTCTAATGAG AGCACTTCAAGAATAAATCGAGAAAAAGGGAGTAAAAAAAGAGGGATACATGCACAAGGACGGACAAATATTGCATCTTTGGAATATAAGTTT TTTCAAGAAAATGACAGAAAACCAACTCGTATTGAAATATTACATTTGAGTCGACAAAGTAAAAAGAAAGGAGGAGCTCTTGTTGATGATGAAGCAATACGAGTTGAG gATTTACTAAATGATACGGTGCAGCGTCATCTCCAAGACAAGCCCGAAGGAACACAACCAACAGAAGTGCATGAGGATGCATTTCG AGCATTCTGGTCGGGTTCGATGTCTAGGAGCCGGTGCATTGCCTAG
- the LOC142504348 gene encoding uncharacterized protein LOC142504348, translated as MIQRFQMDLLKDYDSEIQYHPRKVNIIADTLSCKTSDINLSSIHVSQWREDICTSGLDFKIQGNVICVSQISIELKLIQIVKSAQKIGDQVQKSYELVSQEHQSRFTIHSDDSLCLNGRFVVPDIAYFHKTNVKEAHCTRYSIHHGVGKYIDLLVNTVLPSLRALEVGFWVGAALPLLRALGVGFRVGAALPNLDPCMLDQATMNVN; from the exons ATGATACAGAGGTTTCAGATGGATCTTTTAAAAGATTATGATAGTGAGATCCAATACCATCCAAGAAAAGTGAACATCATTGCTGATACTTTAAGTTGTAAAACTTCTGATATTAATTTATCCTCTATTCATGTTTCTCAGTGGCGTGAGGATATCTGCACTTCTGGTTTGGATTTTAAAATTCAAGGAAATGTTATTTGTGTGTCTCAGATTTCTATTGAACTAAAGTTGATTCAGATTGTCAAATCAGCTCAAAAAATCGGTGATCAAGTTCAGAAATCTTATGAGTTAGTGTCTCAAGAACATCAATCTAGATTCACAATTCATTCAGATGATTCTCTTTGTTTGAATGGAAGATTTGTTGTTCCTGATATTGCTTACTTTCATAAAACCAATGTTAAAGAAGCTCATTGTACTCGTTATAGTATCCACCATGGAGTAGGAAAAT ACATCGACCTTCTGGTCAATACTGTTTTGCCATCATTACGGGCTTTGGAAGTCGGCTTTTGGGTCGGTGCTGCTTTGCCATTATTACGGGCTTTGGGCGTTGGCTTTAGGGTCGGTGCTGCTCTACCAAACCTGGATCCTTGTATGCTTGATCAAGCGACTATGAATGTTAACTGA
- the LOC142555076 gene encoding uncharacterized protein At4g08330, chloroplastic-like, with protein sequence MSQAEEVSYSCGACGYPLNLTSSNRATSSISSKYRKSINKGFVSFLSIDVSRFTQVDEVNCLPICWGHYRSKTKFLCRKCGVLIGYGYCDSTALCGLESPTSSSASYKKIMIFVPKWWFWNSHGLPFL encoded by the exons ATGTCGCAAGCGGAAGAAGTCTCCTACAG TTGTGGGGCTTGTGGATATCCCCTCAACCTGACATCATCCAATCGTGCAACTTCTAGCATATCCTCCAAATACAGGAAATCAATCAACAAAGGTTTTGTCTCCTTTCTTTCCATTGATGTCAGCCGATTTACTCAAGTTGATGAAGTGAACTGTCTTCCAATATGTTGGGGTCATTACcgttcaaaaacaaaatttctTTGTCGCAAATGTGGAGTTCTCATTGGTTATGGATACTGTGACTCAACTGCACTTTGTGGTCTTGAATCCCCTACTTCTTCTAGTGCATCTTACAAGAAAATCATG ATATTTGTACCTAAATGGTGGTTTTGGAATAGCCATGGACTTCCATTTTTGTAA